A window from Uloborus diversus isolate 005 unplaced genomic scaffold, Udiv.v.3.1 scaffold_223, whole genome shotgun sequence encodes these proteins:
- the LOC129233172 gene encoding uncharacterized protein LOC129233172, giving the protein MESTTPKLSYVFQPHKQGSALKSSAKTIVMNVFHKLQVRNPNDSVTEILDKTSDLTGVSTRSILRMQNEFKIQGSFSTPGRKRPARKGKATRMQKFDDFVLSAIRRKVHLFFKRNEIPTVAKVMKTINEDTDLPNLTIATTRRLMQDLGFVYEKRSRNSMLIEREDIQVWRRKYLRQIRHYRNEGRTVYYTDETWVNFGHTKQTVWQDTFIKRPKEAFMSGLSMGLKAPTGKGSRLIITHAGSEKGFVKGAADVFKAKKSKGDYHEEMNGDYYEQWFKNKLLPNLDPNSIIVIDNASYHSVFVENIPNTSTKKDDIRRWLTSKNIAWNSDMLKAELLNLVQNVRSKYEEYRVDRIAALHGHTVLRLPPYHCELNPIENIWSVVKGKVAAENRTFKEKEVEELTKKAIDNVSDETWKNCVGHIIKEEELMWELDGRCDTAVDNLIIHFDPDSTDTASEGMLSTEEVMSS; this is encoded by the coding sequence ATGGAATCTACGACGCCAAAATTGAGCTATGTGTTTCAGCCACACAAGCAAGGCAGCGCTTTGAAGAGCTCTGCAAAGACTATAGTTATGAATGTGTTTCATAAATTGCAAGTAAGGAATCCCAACGATTCTGTCACTGAAATTTTGGACAAAACTTCGGACTTGACAGGTGTTTCAACCCGCAGCATCTTACGAatgcaaaatgaatttaagatccaAGGCTCTTTTTCTACACCTGGGAGAAAAAGGCCCGCAAGAAAAGGCAAAGCAACGCGAATGCAAAAGTTCGACGACTTCGTCCTGTCTGCCATTCGAAGGaaagtgcatttgttttttaaaagaaacgaaATACCAACGGTGGCGAAAGTCATGAAGACTATTAACGAGGACACTGACCTACCAAATTTGACAATCGCCACAACAAGAAGATTGATGCAAGATTTAGGGTTTGTGTACGAGAAGAGATCAAGGAATTCTATGCTGATAGAAAGGGAAGACATCCAAGTCTGGAGACGAAAATATTTGAGGCAAATTCGCCACTACCGAAATGAAGGAAGGACTGTGTACTATACAGATGAAACCTGGGTGAATTTTGGCCACACAAAGCAAACAGTGTGGCAGGACACTTTCATCAAGAGGCCGAAAGAAGCATTTATGTCTGGCCTCTCAATGGGATTAAAAGCTCCTACAGGAAAAGGATCCAGGTTAATAATTACTCATGCTGGAAGTGAGAAAGGCTTTGTGAAAGGAGCTGCTGATGTATTCAAGGCAAAAAAAAGCAAAGGAGATTATCATGAAGAAATGAATGGAGATTACTATGAacaatggtttaaaaataaattgctgcCAAACCTTGACCCCAACAGTATTATAGTTATCGACAATGCTTCATACCACAGTGTTTTTGTGGAAAACATTCCCAACACTTCCACCAAAAAAGATGACATTCGACGATGGCTGACATcaaaaaatatcgcttggaacTCGGATATGCTGAAAGCTGAACTTTTGAATCTTGTACAAAATGTCCGCAGCAAGTATGAGGAGTACCGGGTTGATAGGATAGCGGCTCTTCATGGTCATACTGTTTTGCGGCTTCCCCCTTATCACTGTGAGCTGAATCCCATTGAAAACATATGGAGTGTTGTCAAAGGGAAGGTGGCAGCAGAAAAcagaacatttaaagaaaaagaagtggAAGAGCTGACAAAAAAAGCTATTGATAATGTCTCAGATGAAACGTGGAAGAACTGCGTTGGTCACATTATTAAAGAAGAAGAACTAATGTGGGAACTTGATGGAAGGTGCGATACTGCTGTTGATAACTTGATAATTCATTTTGATCCCGATTCGACCGACACTGCTTCTGAAGGAATGCTTAGTACAGAAGAAGTCATGTCATCCTAA